One segment of Anatilimnocola aggregata DNA contains the following:
- a CDS encoding circularly permuted type 2 ATP-grasp protein: MDFSAYQTDEFYDEMFEAPGKPRERSQHLVSRLQSLSAGELQRRQKSAELALLNMGITFNVYGHEAGTEKVWPFDLVPRIIDGGEWDMIERGLKQRITALNMFIDDVYNAQYCLRDKAVPDWLIGSAKNLLEPCRGMTPPKGIWCHITGTDLVRDTNGQMYVLEDNLRCPSGVSYVLENREIMKRTFPQGFDGFSVLPVEDYPDRLLDMLQHIAPEGVNDPTVVVLTPGIYNSAYFEHCFLAQRMGVELVQGSDLCVTNGHVFMRTTKGLERVDVIYRRIDDEFLDPKTFRADSTLGVPGLMDVYRAGRVALANAPGTGVADDKAVYAFVPQLIKYFLNEDVILPNVPTFVCGEEQQCDHVIANIDKLVVKPANESGGYGILLGPRASKAELDKYKDLIRSNPRNYVAQPMLGLSRVPTIVEDHFEGRHVDLRPYILYGKDIFVLPGGLTRVALRKGSLVVNSSQGGGSKDTWVLRNGYTGGRFPTQRQTMTNGSQSQYQAS; this comes from the coding sequence ATGGATTTTAGCGCGTACCAGACGGACGAATTTTACGACGAAATGTTCGAGGCTCCTGGCAAGCCCCGTGAACGTAGTCAGCACCTCGTCAGTCGGCTGCAATCGCTCTCTGCGGGAGAGTTGCAGCGGCGCCAAAAGTCGGCCGAGCTAGCCCTCCTCAATATGGGGATCACGTTCAACGTCTATGGCCACGAAGCGGGTACTGAGAAAGTGTGGCCCTTTGATCTGGTGCCACGCATCATCGACGGTGGCGAATGGGACATGATCGAGCGCGGGCTCAAGCAGCGCATCACTGCGCTCAACATGTTCATCGACGATGTCTACAACGCGCAGTACTGTCTGCGCGATAAAGCGGTTCCCGATTGGTTGATTGGTTCCGCCAAGAATTTGCTCGAACCGTGCCGCGGCATGACTCCTCCCAAGGGAATCTGGTGCCATATCACGGGTACCGATCTGGTCCGTGACACGAACGGCCAGATGTACGTGCTCGAAGATAACTTGCGTTGTCCCTCGGGCGTTTCGTACGTGCTCGAGAATCGCGAAATCATGAAGCGGACCTTCCCGCAAGGTTTCGACGGTTTCTCGGTGTTACCGGTCGAAGATTATCCCGATCGTCTGCTCGACATGCTGCAGCATATCGCGCCTGAAGGAGTGAACGACCCCACGGTCGTCGTCCTCACGCCCGGGATCTATAACTCCGCTTATTTCGAGCACTGCTTCCTTGCCCAGCGGATGGGTGTCGAGTTGGTGCAAGGTTCCGACCTGTGCGTGACAAATGGTCACGTCTTCATGCGGACCACGAAGGGTCTCGAACGGGTCGATGTGATCTATCGCCGCATCGATGACGAGTTCCTCGATCCGAAGACCTTCCGTGCCGATTCAACGCTTGGTGTGCCGGGCTTGATGGACGTCTATCGCGCTGGTCGCGTTGCCTTGGCCAATGCACCGGGCACCGGCGTGGCCGACGATAAGGCCGTCTATGCGTTTGTCCCGCAGCTAATCAAGTACTTCCTCAACGAAGACGTGATTCTGCCGAATGTGCCGACATTTGTCTGTGGCGAAGAGCAGCAGTGCGATCACGTGATTGCCAATATCGATAAGTTGGTCGTTAAGCCAGCCAATGAGTCGGGCGGCTACGGCATTCTGCTCGGCCCTCGCGCGAGCAAAGCGGAACTCGATAAGTACAAAGACCTGATTCGCTCGAACCCGCGGAACTACGTCGCTCAGCCGATGCTTGGACTGTCGCGCGTGCCGACGATTGTGGAAGATCATTTCGAAGGGCGGCACGTCGACTTGCGTCCCTACATCCTCTACGGCAAAGATATCTTCGTGCTGCCCGGCGGTTTGACGCGCGTGGCGCTGCGTAAAGGCTCGCTGGTGGTAAACTCGTCCCAAGGTGGCGGCAGCAAAGACACCTGGGTCTTGAGAAACGGATATACAGGCGGTCGTTTTCCCACCCAGCGGCAGACCATGACGAATGGCTCACAGTCGCAGTACCAGGCCAGCTAA
- a CDS encoding circularly permuted type 2 ATP-grasp protein translates to MLPGVVAPDSHAGRDLLKGYQPYAQVHDELLSSDGTLRQQWQKFMPLLGQLGSTEIARRWEQSRRVIRENGVTYNVHGDPAGLSRPWELDAIPLLLPASEWKKISDGLIQRATLLNLVLADLYGPQRLLAEGLLPPELVFAHPGFLRPCKDLAVPRNRYLYLSAVHLARDRSGEWLVIADRTRGPTGAGYALENRLVMSRMLPDVFRDCQVERLATFFATLRDTLHSNARNQENPRTVLLGPGPTSPTYFEDAYLSRYLGYALVEGGDLTVRENQVYLKTLGGLLRVDVILRRVRDENCDALELRGDSIQGVPGLTHAARSGNVLLANALGSSVVESAALVPFLPTLARFFLREELKLPSVRTWWCGDGESLQYVIENFDRLVVKPSFPNGRGTAVSGALLAQDQRQEWIDRIKHRPQDYVAQDLVTGSSAPLWAGGSMKACHVAVRTFAVAAGDSYEVMPGGLARVSTSSDPLAESALGGQGSKDVWVLSDGPVNNVSLLHPAGTPVSLQRSGNDLPSRVADHLFWLGRHVERLEGTARVLRTTLTRLTSETAATGSQSLGPLLKMLAELMAFPAPMKLSLTSSAMVQLEAELGRWIADPARNSVASMASTMRSAATVVRDRLSLDSWRILNRLGQELTSQGKESVMQLADSLPLLNRLILDLAAFSGMGTESMTRGPGWRFLDLGRRLERALQAMTVLRVALVEPPADEDSLFEALLEIGDSSMTYRNRYLTTLQLPPLLDLLLTDETNPRSVAFQVTALQGHVDALPHSNRQLLLSPEQRLVLDTCTQLRLADVFAMSNLDRQGRRSALERFLLRHSEQLRTLSDEISRHYLIHAGPSRQLNEIRPSGRLE, encoded by the coding sequence ATGTTGCCGGGAGTGGTTGCACCTGACTCGCACGCTGGACGTGACCTGCTTAAGGGTTATCAGCCCTACGCGCAGGTGCACGATGAGCTGCTGTCGTCGGATGGCACGCTCCGTCAGCAATGGCAGAAGTTCATGCCGCTCCTCGGGCAATTGGGGAGCACGGAAATCGCCCGTCGCTGGGAACAATCGCGGCGCGTGATTCGCGAAAATGGCGTCACCTACAACGTTCACGGTGATCCTGCCGGGCTGTCGCGTCCGTGGGAACTCGATGCAATCCCGCTCCTCCTCCCAGCTTCGGAGTGGAAGAAAATCTCCGACGGGCTGATTCAGCGCGCGACACTTTTGAACCTCGTCCTCGCTGACCTGTACGGCCCGCAGCGGCTGCTGGCAGAAGGACTGTTGCCACCCGAACTCGTCTTTGCGCACCCTGGATTTTTGCGGCCGTGCAAAGATCTGGCGGTCCCGCGTAATCGCTATCTATACCTTTCGGCGGTTCACTTGGCCCGCGACCGGAGCGGCGAATGGCTGGTGATCGCCGATCGCACTCGCGGCCCAACGGGTGCGGGTTACGCGCTCGAAAATCGCCTGGTGATGTCGCGAATGCTGCCCGATGTATTTCGCGATTGCCAGGTTGAACGCCTCGCCACATTCTTCGCCACGCTGCGCGACACGCTGCATTCGAACGCGCGCAATCAAGAGAATCCGCGCACCGTACTACTCGGTCCCGGACCAACCAGCCCGACATATTTTGAAGACGCTTACCTCTCACGCTATCTCGGTTATGCCCTGGTGGAAGGGGGCGACCTAACTGTTCGCGAAAATCAGGTTTATTTGAAGACGCTGGGCGGCTTGCTTCGCGTTGATGTCATCCTCCGCCGCGTCCGCGATGAAAATTGCGACGCGCTGGAACTCCGTGGCGACTCGATTCAAGGTGTGCCGGGTCTCACGCATGCGGCCCGCAGTGGCAACGTGTTGTTGGCCAATGCATTGGGCAGCAGTGTGGTGGAAAGTGCAGCCCTCGTTCCCTTTTTGCCGACGCTGGCGCGCTTCTTTTTGCGAGAAGAACTTAAACTTCCTTCGGTCCGCACCTGGTGGTGTGGCGATGGCGAATCGCTGCAATATGTGATCGAGAATTTCGACCGCTTGGTTGTAAAGCCCAGCTTTCCGAACGGTCGAGGGACAGCGGTCTCCGGTGCGCTGCTCGCGCAGGACCAGCGCCAGGAATGGATCGATCGGATCAAGCATCGGCCGCAGGATTACGTTGCACAAGATCTGGTCACCGGTTCTTCCGCGCCTTTGTGGGCTGGTGGCAGCATGAAGGCCTGTCATGTTGCCGTGCGTACATTTGCTGTGGCGGCAGGTGACAGTTACGAAGTGATGCCCGGCGGTTTGGCGCGGGTCTCCACGTCATCCGATCCACTGGCGGAATCGGCGCTGGGTGGACAAGGCAGCAAAGACGTTTGGGTTCTCAGCGATGGCCCGGTGAACAACGTCTCGCTCCTCCATCCGGCTGGCACGCCCGTCTCGTTGCAGCGCAGCGGGAACGATCTGCCCAGCCGCGTGGCCGATCACCTATTTTGGTTGGGCCGCCATGTCGAACGTCTGGAAGGAACGGCCCGCGTCCTCCGTACGACCCTTACCCGACTCACGAGCGAAACCGCAGCAACGGGCTCTCAAAGCTTGGGGCCGCTGCTAAAGATGCTCGCAGAATTGATGGCCTTTCCGGCGCCCATGAAGCTCTCTCTGACTTCCTCGGCAATGGTGCAACTTGAAGCCGAACTGGGACGCTGGATTGCCGACCCGGCGCGCAATAGCGTGGCCAGCATGGCTTCAACAATGCGCTCCGCAGCAACCGTCGTCCGCGATCGCCTGTCGCTCGATAGCTGGCGTATTTTGAATCGCCTGGGGCAAGAACTGACCAGCCAGGGTAAAGAGTCGGTGATGCAACTGGCAGATTCGCTCCCACTGCTGAACCGCCTGATTCTCGACCTCGCCGCTTTCAGCGGTATGGGTACCGAGAGCATGACCCGTGGCCCGGGCTGGCGATTCCTCGATCTTGGCCGCCGGCTCGAACGTGCCTTACAGGCCATGACTGTGCTGCGTGTCGCCCTGGTCGAGCCCCCCGCCGATGAAGACTCACTCTTCGAAGCGTTGCTCGAAATCGGCGACAGTTCGATGACCTATCGCAATCGCTATTTGACCACGCTGCAGTTGCCGCCACTGCTCGACTTGCTGCTGACCGACGAGACCAACCCGCGCTCGGTGGCATTTCAAGTCACTGCGCTGCAAGGGCACGTTGATGCGTTGCCGCATTCCAATCGGCAGTTGCTGCTCAGTCCCGAGCAGCGCCTCGTGCTCGATACTTGCACGCAATTGCGCCTGGCCGATGTTTTTGCGATGTCCAATCTCGATCGTCAGGGTCGACGCTCGGCCTTGGAACGATTCTTACTCCGCCACAGCGAACAATTACGCACACTGTCGGACGAAATCAGTCGCCACTACTTGATTCACGCTGGGCCTTCTCGTCAGCTCAATGAGATTCGACCTTCTGGTCGCCTGGAGTAA
- a CDS encoding transglutaminase family protein, with protein MVENSRSMKYKVTHTTIYDYSDAVPVCHNEITLWPRDHRRQTCLTHRLRVRPEPVHLDHRTDYFGNHTGQFAIEQPHTRLTVTAVSQVQVLPPDIPAPSSTPPWEDIRDRFTIGQPPWWLEARQFVLDSHYVQATAALRQLAEPSFTPGRPWLEAVLDLTTRIHAEFKYDPTATTINTSLETVLRIRRGVCQDFAHLQIGCLRSIGLPARYVSGYLLTAPAPGQPRMIGADASHAWVAAFSPESGWIDFDPTNNVIPGTGHVTLAWGRDYSDICPIKGVLVGGGKHRMRVAVDVVPLSE; from the coding sequence TTGGTTGAAAACTCGCGCAGCATGAAGTACAAGGTCACGCATACGACCATCTACGACTACAGCGATGCGGTCCCGGTTTGCCATAACGAGATCACGCTCTGGCCGCGCGATCACCGGCGCCAGACCTGTTTGACCCATCGCCTGCGCGTGCGGCCGGAACCGGTCCACCTCGATCATCGCACCGATTATTTTGGCAACCACACAGGCCAGTTCGCGATCGAACAGCCCCACACTCGGCTGACAGTTACCGCCGTCAGCCAGGTGCAAGTGTTGCCCCCCGATATACCCGCGCCTTCTTCCACGCCTCCGTGGGAAGATATTCGCGACCGCTTCACCATTGGGCAACCACCCTGGTGGCTCGAAGCCCGGCAGTTTGTGCTCGACTCGCACTACGTGCAAGCCACGGCAGCCTTGCGCCAATTGGCCGAGCCGTCGTTCACACCGGGTAGACCGTGGCTTGAAGCGGTGCTAGACCTGACGACGCGAATTCACGCCGAGTTCAAGTACGATCCCACGGCGACGACGATCAATACTTCGCTCGAAACGGTGCTGCGGATTCGTCGTGGTGTTTGCCAGGATTTTGCTCACTTACAAATCGGCTGCCTCCGATCCATTGGACTCCCTGCTCGTTACGTCAGCGGCTATTTGCTAACTGCTCCAGCACCAGGCCAGCCGCGGATGATTGGTGCCGACGCATCGCATGCGTGGGTCGCGGCCTTCTCGCCCGAGTCGGGCTGGATCGATTTCGATCCCACCAACAACGTCATTCCCGGCACCGGCCACGTCACACTGGCCTGGGGACGCGATTACAGCGATATCTGCCCTATCAAGGGTGTGCTCGTCGGCGGTGGCAAGCACCGCATGCGAGTTGCGGTCGATGTTGTACCGCTGAGCGAATAG
- a CDS encoding alpha-E domain-containing protein, whose protein sequence is MLSRVADSIFWMSRAIERAQNIARFINVNLKLSLELGPAAQSQWAPLIYTSGDQERFAELYGEFTQRNVIDFLAFDSKNDNSIVSCLRTARENARTVREMISTMMWEELNKFFLSVRAAANDQTILDSPYEFFTQVILASHLMEGITDATMSHDEPWHFARLGRLLERADKTSRILDVKYFILLPSVGDVGTNIDTIQWGALLESASALEMYRKRHGRIAPESVADFLILDREFPRAMHHCLIESEKSLSAIAGGRADRVYNVAEQKLGRLRADVNYSLIREIIDGGLHEFIDGFQVKLNEVGAAIHETFFAAPPSILEPVSSQ, encoded by the coding sequence ATGCTAAGTCGCGTAGCAGATTCTATCTTTTGGATGAGCCGAGCGATCGAGCGTGCGCAGAACATTGCGCGGTTCATCAACGTCAATCTAAAGTTATCGCTCGAACTGGGCCCCGCGGCGCAAAGCCAGTGGGCTCCCCTGATCTATACGAGCGGCGACCAAGAGCGTTTCGCCGAGTTATACGGTGAATTCACGCAGCGCAATGTGATCGATTTCTTGGCCTTCGATTCCAAGAATGATAACTCGATTGTCTCTTGCCTGCGGACCGCTCGCGAGAACGCCCGCACCGTGCGCGAGATGATCTCGACCATGATGTGGGAAGAGCTGAACAAGTTCTTTCTTAGCGTGCGGGCCGCTGCCAACGATCAAACGATTCTCGATTCTCCCTACGAGTTCTTCACCCAGGTGATTCTGGCCAGTCATCTGATGGAGGGAATAACCGATGCGACGATGTCGCACGATGAGCCTTGGCACTTCGCCCGGCTGGGACGTCTACTGGAACGGGCCGACAAGACTTCCCGCATTCTCGATGTGAAGTATTTCATCCTACTCCCCAGCGTGGGTGATGTCGGCACGAATATCGACACGATTCAGTGGGGCGCGCTACTAGAGTCAGCCAGCGCGTTGGAGATGTATCGCAAGCGGCATGGACGCATCGCGCCGGAATCGGTGGCCGACTTTTTGATTCTGGATCGGGAATTCCCCCGCGCGATGCATCACTGCTTGATCGAGTCGGAAAAGTCGCTAAGCGCGATCGCCGGTGGCCGCGCCGACCGCGTATACAACGTGGCCGAGCAGAAGCTAGGCCGGCTAAGAGCCGACGTGAACTATTCGCTCATTCGCGAGATTATCGATGGAGGGCTGCATGAGTTCATTGATGGGTTTCAAGTGAAGTTAAACGAAGTGGGGGCTGCAATTCACGAGACGTTTTTTGCGGCACCACCGTCAATTCTGGAACCAGTTTCCTCCCAATGA